A single Hippocampus zosterae strain Florida chromosome 1, ASM2543408v3, whole genome shotgun sequence DNA region contains:
- the mfsd8 gene encoding major facilitator superfamily domain-containing protein 8, giving the protein MSQFVDSDENTPLLRDEPRSDDVHHDDYQSRWRSIRVMYFTMFLSSVGFTIVITSLWPYLEKSDDSADATFLGWVVAAYSLGQMVASPLFGLWSNYRRRREPLVCSIFINLSANIYYAYASLPSTGDKYHILISRAFVGFGAGNVAVVRSYVAGATSLKERTNAMANMSACQALGFILGPALQACLSFLGEVGYTVEFIQLKLNMYTAPALLAAVFGVINILLVALVLREHRVDDDGRRIQAINYLSEDEVDLIEDPEETIDQVAAYTSNVLFFIVMFIFAVFETIATPLSMDMFAWTRREAVLYNGIIICCIGFESILVFLAVKVAAQRVGDRPVLLAGLAIIFCGFFILLPWGNHYPKIQWADLKNNSLVSQLSSNSSFESTGCPYDQTWCQYTPAIHLAQYITSDFLIGVGYPACNVMSYTLYSKILGPKPQGVYMGWLTASGSGARTLGPVFVSHVYTLFGPRWAFTIICIMVAAAIVLLSFVYHRLIAFSVRHGRTIE; this is encoded by the exons ATGTCTCAGTTTGTTGATTCGGACGAAAACACCCCTTTACTCCGGGACGAACCAAGGAG TGATGACGTTCATCATGACGATTACCAGAGCCGATGGAGATCGATCAGAGTCATGTACTTCACAATGTTTCTCAGCAGCGTAG GTTTCACCATAGTAATAACATCGTTGTGGCCGTACTTGGAAAAGTCTGACGACAGCGCCGACGCCACCTTCCTGGGCTGGGTGGTGGCGGCCTACAGTCTTGGCCAGATGGTGGCATCGCCCCTTTTTGGCCTGTGGTCCAATTACCGGCGGCGCAGAGAGCCGCTCGTGTGCTCCATCTTCATCAACCTGTCGGCCAACATCTACTATGCCTACGCTTCCCTGCCATCGACTGGGGACAAGTACCACATACTGATTTCGCGAGCCTTTGTGGGGTTCGGAGCAG GTAATGTTGCTGTGGTGAGATCATACGTTGCTGGAGCCACGTCGCTGAAGGAGAGGACGAACGCCATGGCGAACATGAGTGCATGTCAAGCCTTGGGGTTCATCCTTGGACCAG CTCTGCAGGCTTGCTTGTCATTCCTCGGGGAAGTGGGTTACACGGTGGAATTCATCCAGCTGAAGCTCAACATGTACACTGCTCCGGCTTTACTGGCCGCCGTCTTTGGCGTCATCAACATCTTGTTGGTTGCCTTGGTGCTCAG GGAGCATCGTGTCGATGATGACGGGAGACGCATTCAAGCCATCAACTACCTCTCGGAAG ATGAAGTGGACCTAATCGAGGACCCGGAGGAAACCATCGACCAAGTAGCGGCCTACACCTCCAACGTCCTCTTCTTCATTGTCATGTTCATTTTCGCAGTCTTTGAAAC GATCGCCACACCTTTATCCATGGATATGTTTGCGTGGACGAGGAGAGAAGCTGTTTTGTACAACGGCATAATCATCTGCTGCATCGGCTTTGAATCCATCCTGGTCTTTCTGGCGGTGAAAGTGGCTGCTCAAAG AGTCGGGGATCGGCCGGTGCTGCTCGCAGGTCTCGCCATCATATTCTGCGGCTTCTTCATTCTGCTACCATGGGGCAACCATTACCCTAAAATCCAGTGGgcag ACCTTAAAAACAACTCATTGGTCAGTCAGCTATCATCCAACAGCTCTTTTGAGTCCACGGGCTGCCCATATGACCAGACCTGGTGTCAGTACACCCCCGCCATCCACCTGGCTCAGTACATAACCTCAGATTTCCTCATTGGAGTGGGCTATCCGGCTTGCAACGTCATGTCCTACACCCTGTATTCCAAAATCCTTGGACCAAAACCTCAG GGCGTGTACATGGGCTGGCTGACAGCGTCTGGGAGCGGCGCGCGGACTCTGGGCCCCGTGTTTGTCTCCCACGTGTACACCCTCTTCGGCCCTCGTTGGGCCTTCACTATCATCTGCATCATGGTGGCGGCGGCCATCGTCCTCCTCAGCTTTGTCTACCACAGACTCATCGCCTTTTCCGTGCGTCATGGCAGGACAATAGAATAA
- the LOC127599496 gene encoding uncharacterized protein LOC127599496 isoform X1: MPSEQGSQEEARLPTGGKHWLAVLMAENVRSPFDYREPPTLDSDGDGSKPQPPRGRVCGRKRKGTPVKVCDRAYVTEDEEEESMSEHSYSPGEGQYPEGTEDGLPPPGSPYYLTDPAQLCVPELGEEGAGGVRGPVLFHPPPNCRIREVHCGTQVRLVVIAIRDIAKGEEITVDYSLTDWGENAMDEEAGPHPLSLSVSDYLTPSWSLSPSSSPLTHSEPSDSDREEDEEEEEEDDEDEEEEEEEMEEMRGRILRRRKKRKIPAVVGAKKKSAPTSSRGPGRPCSSFSPPPARSNSQPVGAMAPPTTNINNNININIGSSSGTPVSRRQHCLYCGRHYRSLARHLEKHHANQPEVRSAMELAHLRAHSNGNPSPASATRSHSFAVPQPSAPGPVPSLFARERESPGTRSGAVSFSLSLSPPAQKKAAPVSSSPPTTRRAAPPTAHRVKSPTPPPSSPPRRGRRMKREKLEEQQKVEVERVQEELAPPPTPEPDIDPEEDLDLCADGDGDAPEESNGETTRSRRHHMSPLLSSLSSLVTYLRQQQHASFLSLGRSHSAEAWRQLCHASLSLFILYNRHRECEVAKLTIQDYRKRAAPQESSTTGGGGGTTEALLSPFERRVLCHLPRASVMGKRGRVQPLILPPNCESCLDLLLQTSADVGVDPESPYVFSRPYHSPATPLRGTDLLRNLARASGVKNPGAITGTRVRRQVAILTQLLLLEEGQAQGSATKRLENFLETEYHVTQNCSSISRDAALMGRVGRVVLYGEKEGVLFRGMSLQHICLELDVMSGNSVDSFSEGSEAEDVKEEVPQKVEVMVKKKGPGRPPKKKRAPTPSAVSPSVASAPKRRAPPPKSGKRGVLKRPWSEAERVAVETHLKRNLADLRVPAKADCERCLELCPLLVSNHRDWRAIKFYVHNRIQLLKKQGRRESAALAAAAAAAATAAAAVC; encoded by the exons ATGCCTAGTGAGCAGGGCAGTCAGGAGGAAGCGCGTCTACCGACTGGAGGGAAGCACTGGCTGGCAGTCCTAATGGCGGAGAATGTACGCTCGCCTTTCGACTACCGCGAGCCACCGACACTCGACAGTGACGGGGACGGCAGCAAACCGCAACCGCCGCGCGG ccgTGTTTGCGGGAGGAAGCGCAAGGGGACGCCGGTGAAAGTGTGTGACCGAGCCTACGTGacggaagatgaggaggaggagagcatgTCTGAGCACAGCTATAGTCCTg GTGAGGGCCAATATCCAGAGGGCACCGAGGATGGCCTCCCACCACCGGGGAGTCCTTACTACCTAACAGACCCAGCTCAGCTCTG CGTACCGGAGCTGGGCGAAGAAGGGGCGGGCGGCGTCCGGGGACCCGTGCTCTTCCACCCGCCGCCGAATTGCCGCATTCGCGAGGTGCACTGTGGCACTCAGGTGCGACTGGTAGTCATCGCGATCCGAGACATAGCCAAAGGGGAGGAGATCACTGTGGACTACAGCCTTACGGACTGGGGCGAGAATGCCATG GACGAAGAGGCCGGTCCCCACCCGCTGTCCCTCTCTGTTTCGGATTACCTCACCCCGTCCTGGTCCTTGTCCCCCTCATCCTCGCCACTCACCCATTCCGAGCCCAGTGACTCGGACcgcgaggaggatgaggaggaggaagaggaggatgacgaagatgaggaggaggaagaggaggaaatggAGGAGATGCGAGGCCGAATCCTTCGCCGCCGCAAGAAGCGCAAGATCCCCGCTGTGGTCGGCGCCAAGAAAAAGAGTGCGCCCACCTCCTCGCGTGGGCCAGGGCGCCCCTGCTCGTCTTTCTCACCCCCCCCAGCCAGATCTAACTCGCAGCCGGTCGGCGCTATGGCCCCCCCGACCACCAACATCAACAATAACATCAACATAAACATTGGCAGCTCCAGCGGCACCCCGGTGAGCCGGCGTCAGCACTGTCTGTACTGCGGGCGCCACTATCGATCTTTGGCACGCCACCTGGAGAAGCATCATGCCAATCAGCCCGAAGTCCGCTCGGCCATGGAGCTAGCGCATCTCCGCGCCCACTCCAACGGCAACCCCTCGCCTGCCTCTGCAACTCGCAGTCATTCCTTCGCGGTCCCGCAGCCTTCGGCGCCCGGTCCGGTGCCCTCGCTATTCGCCAGGGAGAGGGAATCGCCGGGCACCCGCTCGGGTGCCGTTTCTTTCTCACTCTCTCTGTCGCCACCTGCTCAAAAGAAGGCGGCGCCAGTCTCGTCCTCCCCGCCGACCACCAGGCGCGCTGCCCCTCCGACGGCGCACCGAGTTAAGAGTCCCACGCCTCCTCCCTCGTCTCCTCCCAGGAGAGGTCGCAGGATGAAGAGGGAGAAGCTTGAAGAGCAGCAAAAGGTAGAGGTGGAGCGTGTCCAGGAGGAATTGGCCCCTCCTCCAACTCCGGAGCCGGACATCGATCCAGAAGAAGATCTTGATCTGTGTGCGGATGGAGACGGTGATGCGCCGGAGGAGAGTAACGGAGAGACCACCAG GTCACGGCGTCACCACATGTCTCCGCTGCTatcctcgctgtcgtcgctcgtgACGTACCTccggcagcagcagcacgccTCCTTTCTGTCGCTGGGCCGCTCGCACTCGGCCGAGGCCTGGCGCCAGCTGTGCCACGCCAGTCTCTcgctgttcatcctctacaacCGCCACCGCGAGTGCGAGGTGGCCAAGCTAACCATCCAGGACTACCGCAAGCGCGCTGCTCCTCAGGAGAGCTCCACCaccggcggaggcggcggtaCCACCGAGGCCCTCCTGTCGCCGTTTGAGCGCAGGGTCCTCTGCCACCTCCCGAGGGCCAGCGTCATGGGAAAGCGCGGCCGCGTCCAGCCCCTCATTCTGCCGCCGAACTGCGAGTCCTGCCTGGACCTGCTCCTTCAAACCAGCGCAGACGTGGGCGTGGATCCCGAGAGCCCCTATGTTTTTTCCCGTCCCTATCACTCCCCCGCGACCCCGCTTCGCGGCACAGACCTCCTGAGGAACTTGGCGCGAGCGAGCGGCGTTAAGAACCCCGGAGCTATCACGGGGACGCGGGTGCGCCGGCAGGTGGCCATTCTCACGCAGCTCCTGCTTCTGGAGGAGGGCCAGGCTCAAGGGAGCGCCACCAAGCGTCTGGAGAACTTCCTGGAGACCGAGTACCACGTAACGCAGAACTGCTCCTCCATCTCGAGGGACGCCGCGCTGATGGGGCGGGTGGGCCGCGTTGTTCTTTATGGCGAGAAGGAGGGTGTGCTCTTCCGCGGGATGAGCTTGCAACACATCTGTCTGGAGTTGGACG TGATGTCCGGCAACTCTGTCGACTCCTTCTCGGAAGGCTCGGAGGCGGAAGATGTGAAGGAGGAGGTGCCGCAAAAGGTGGAGGTGATGGTAAAGAAGAAAGGACCGGGCAGACCCCCGAAGAAGAAGAGAGCGCCCACTCCTTCGGCGGTCAGCCCGTCAGTCGCCAGCGCCCCCAAGAGGAGGGCACCCCCACCCAAATCAG GGAAGCGCGGCGTGCTGAAACGTCCCTGGTCGGAGGCGGAGCGTGTCGCCGTGGAGACGCACCTCAAGCGTAACCTAGCCGATCTGCGCGTACCCGCCAAGGCTGACTGCGAGCGCTGTCTGGAGCTCTGCCCGCTGCTCGTCAGCAATCACCGCGACTGGCGCGCCATCAAGTTCTACGTGCACAACCGCATCCAGCTGTTGAAGAAGCAGGGTCGGCGGGAAAGCGCCGCTTTGGCAGcggctgctgccgccgccgccactgccGCTGCCGCCGTCTGTTGA
- the LOC127599496 gene encoding uncharacterized protein LOC127599496 isoform X2, whose translation MDEEAGPHPLSLSVSDYLTPSWSLSPSSSPLTHSEPSDSDREEDEEEEEEDDEDEEEEEEEMEEMRGRILRRRKKRKIPAVVGAKKKSAPTSSRGPGRPCSSFSPPPARSNSQPVGAMAPPTTNINNNININIGSSSGTPVSRRQHCLYCGRHYRSLARHLEKHHANQPEVRSAMELAHLRAHSNGNPSPASATRSHSFAVPQPSAPGPVPSLFARERESPGTRSGAVSFSLSLSPPAQKKAAPVSSSPPTTRRAAPPTAHRVKSPTPPPSSPPRRGRRMKREKLEEQQKVEVERVQEELAPPPTPEPDIDPEEDLDLCADGDGDAPEESNGETTRSRRHHMSPLLSSLSSLVTYLRQQQHASFLSLGRSHSAEAWRQLCHASLSLFILYNRHRECEVAKLTIQDYRKRAAPQESSTTGGGGGTTEALLSPFERRVLCHLPRASVMGKRGRVQPLILPPNCESCLDLLLQTSADVGVDPESPYVFSRPYHSPATPLRGTDLLRNLARASGVKNPGAITGTRVRRQVAILTQLLLLEEGQAQGSATKRLENFLETEYHVTQNCSSISRDAALMGRVGRVVLYGEKEGVLFRGMSLQHICLELDVMSGNSVDSFSEGSEAEDVKEEVPQKVEVMVKKKGPGRPPKKKRAPTPSAVSPSVASAPKRRAPPPKSGKRGVLKRPWSEAERVAVETHLKRNLADLRVPAKADCERCLELCPLLVSNHRDWRAIKFYVHNRIQLLKKQGRRESAALAAAAAAAATAAAAVC comes from the exons ATG GACGAAGAGGCCGGTCCCCACCCGCTGTCCCTCTCTGTTTCGGATTACCTCACCCCGTCCTGGTCCTTGTCCCCCTCATCCTCGCCACTCACCCATTCCGAGCCCAGTGACTCGGACcgcgaggaggatgaggaggaggaagaggaggatgacgaagatgaggaggaggaagaggaggaaatggAGGAGATGCGAGGCCGAATCCTTCGCCGCCGCAAGAAGCGCAAGATCCCCGCTGTGGTCGGCGCCAAGAAAAAGAGTGCGCCCACCTCCTCGCGTGGGCCAGGGCGCCCCTGCTCGTCTTTCTCACCCCCCCCAGCCAGATCTAACTCGCAGCCGGTCGGCGCTATGGCCCCCCCGACCACCAACATCAACAATAACATCAACATAAACATTGGCAGCTCCAGCGGCACCCCGGTGAGCCGGCGTCAGCACTGTCTGTACTGCGGGCGCCACTATCGATCTTTGGCACGCCACCTGGAGAAGCATCATGCCAATCAGCCCGAAGTCCGCTCGGCCATGGAGCTAGCGCATCTCCGCGCCCACTCCAACGGCAACCCCTCGCCTGCCTCTGCAACTCGCAGTCATTCCTTCGCGGTCCCGCAGCCTTCGGCGCCCGGTCCGGTGCCCTCGCTATTCGCCAGGGAGAGGGAATCGCCGGGCACCCGCTCGGGTGCCGTTTCTTTCTCACTCTCTCTGTCGCCACCTGCTCAAAAGAAGGCGGCGCCAGTCTCGTCCTCCCCGCCGACCACCAGGCGCGCTGCCCCTCCGACGGCGCACCGAGTTAAGAGTCCCACGCCTCCTCCCTCGTCTCCTCCCAGGAGAGGTCGCAGGATGAAGAGGGAGAAGCTTGAAGAGCAGCAAAAGGTAGAGGTGGAGCGTGTCCAGGAGGAATTGGCCCCTCCTCCAACTCCGGAGCCGGACATCGATCCAGAAGAAGATCTTGATCTGTGTGCGGATGGAGACGGTGATGCGCCGGAGGAGAGTAACGGAGAGACCACCAG GTCACGGCGTCACCACATGTCTCCGCTGCTatcctcgctgtcgtcgctcgtgACGTACCTccggcagcagcagcacgccTCCTTTCTGTCGCTGGGCCGCTCGCACTCGGCCGAGGCCTGGCGCCAGCTGTGCCACGCCAGTCTCTcgctgttcatcctctacaacCGCCACCGCGAGTGCGAGGTGGCCAAGCTAACCATCCAGGACTACCGCAAGCGCGCTGCTCCTCAGGAGAGCTCCACCaccggcggaggcggcggtaCCACCGAGGCCCTCCTGTCGCCGTTTGAGCGCAGGGTCCTCTGCCACCTCCCGAGGGCCAGCGTCATGGGAAAGCGCGGCCGCGTCCAGCCCCTCATTCTGCCGCCGAACTGCGAGTCCTGCCTGGACCTGCTCCTTCAAACCAGCGCAGACGTGGGCGTGGATCCCGAGAGCCCCTATGTTTTTTCCCGTCCCTATCACTCCCCCGCGACCCCGCTTCGCGGCACAGACCTCCTGAGGAACTTGGCGCGAGCGAGCGGCGTTAAGAACCCCGGAGCTATCACGGGGACGCGGGTGCGCCGGCAGGTGGCCATTCTCACGCAGCTCCTGCTTCTGGAGGAGGGCCAGGCTCAAGGGAGCGCCACCAAGCGTCTGGAGAACTTCCTGGAGACCGAGTACCACGTAACGCAGAACTGCTCCTCCATCTCGAGGGACGCCGCGCTGATGGGGCGGGTGGGCCGCGTTGTTCTTTATGGCGAGAAGGAGGGTGTGCTCTTCCGCGGGATGAGCTTGCAACACATCTGTCTGGAGTTGGACG TGATGTCCGGCAACTCTGTCGACTCCTTCTCGGAAGGCTCGGAGGCGGAAGATGTGAAGGAGGAGGTGCCGCAAAAGGTGGAGGTGATGGTAAAGAAGAAAGGACCGGGCAGACCCCCGAAGAAGAAGAGAGCGCCCACTCCTTCGGCGGTCAGCCCGTCAGTCGCCAGCGCCCCCAAGAGGAGGGCACCCCCACCCAAATCAG GGAAGCGCGGCGTGCTGAAACGTCCCTGGTCGGAGGCGGAGCGTGTCGCCGTGGAGACGCACCTCAAGCGTAACCTAGCCGATCTGCGCGTACCCGCCAAGGCTGACTGCGAGCGCTGTCTGGAGCTCTGCCCGCTGCTCGTCAGCAATCACCGCGACTGGCGCGCCATCAAGTTCTACGTGCACAACCGCATCCAGCTGTTGAAGAAGCAGGGTCGGCGGGAAAGCGCCGCTTTGGCAGcggctgctgccgccgccgccactgccGCTGCCGCCGTCTGTTGA
- the LOC127614343 gene encoding ciliary neurotrophic factor-like — MAEQQQQQQQEEQEEGMKSPDTPVPGSSPTGKALSLARLLQSECSRLLQLYTEQETFLSEEPPKGSRMVSLSPSAEQPDPEEAVRRLHAALRQCLGLLHSAIARAEEEWGELEGDYETLRHTVRIRLEHLLHTTKNLLQTDDATLEVTPDIRCDEETDGGGGGAFQLKIWTHRVLLELVHWADHATQALHVLHTQREGTQDV; from the exons ATggccgagcagcagcagcaacaacagcaggaggagcaggaggaggggatGAAGTCGCCCGACACGCCGGTGCCAGGTAGTTCGCCGACTGGGAAAGCGCTGTCCCTGGCCCGTCTGCTGCAATCCGAATGCTCCCGCTTGCTCCAGTTATAC ACGGAGCAGGAGACCTTCTTGTCAGAGGAGCCCCCCAAGGGCAGTCGTATGGTGTCCCTGAGCCCGAGCGCTGAGCAACCGGATCCGGAGGAGGCGGTGCGGCGGCTGCACGCCGCCCTGCGCCAGTGCCTGGGCCTGCTGCACAGTGCCATCGCCCGGGCCGAGGAGGAGTGGGGTGAGTTGGAGGGCGACTACGAGACCCTGCGCCACACCGTCCGAATCCGGCTGGAGCATTTACTTCACACGACAAAAAATCTCCTGCAGACGGACGACGCCACACTGGAAGTCACCCCAGACATCCGTTGCGATGAG GAAACTgacggtgggggcgggggggctttccAGCTCAAAATATGGACGCATCGCGTGCTgctagagctggtccactgggcCGATCACGCCACGCAGGCTCTACACGTTCTCCACACGCAGCGGGAAGGAACTCAAGACGTCTAA